From a single Herbiconiux sp. SALV-R1 genomic region:
- a CDS encoding RNA polymerase-binding protein RbpA: MADRSLRGMRLGAQSLQSEEGVVFSPRTTHTYRCATCGRDTEMVFSAEAEAPETWECKYCSHEATLMVGSEPVTVDHADAKTPRSHWDMLLERRTRAELEELLEERLQYLRARRGTQKIGA; the protein is encoded by the coding sequence ATGGCAGATCGCAGTTTGCGCGGAATGCGTCTGGGCGCACAAAGCCTGCAGAGCGAAGAGGGTGTCGTATTCTCACCCCGAACCACTCACACGTACCGGTGCGCGACCTGTGGCCGCGACACCGAGATGGTGTTCTCGGCCGAGGCCGAGGCCCCGGAGACGTGGGAGTGCAAGTACTGCAGCCACGAGGCGACGCTGATGGTGGGGTCGGAGCCGGTGACGGTCGACCACGCCGATGCGAAGACGCCGCGTAGCCACTGGGACATGCTGCTCGAGCGCCGCACCCGCGCTGAGCTCGAGGAGCTGCTCGAGGAGCGGCTCCAGTACCTGCGCGCCCGCCGCGGCACGCAGAAGATCGGCGCCTAG
- a CDS encoding RNA helicase: MGRASGASSADQVLSPSERFAASRKRAGHPQVEIFRSGLSFDLDPFQIEAAGALEDGRSVLVAAPTGAGKTVVAEFAVHLAMQSVRDKVFYTAPMKALSNQKFNEFVAEYGPDEVGLLTGDTNINADARIVVMTTEVLRNMLYADSSLLTNLRFVVMDEVHYLADRFRGAVWEEVIIHLPQSVKLVSLSATVSNAEEFGDWLQAVRGDTEVIVSEERPVPLDQHALVKTKLLDLFDSTGRAATNRVNPELAQLVRGGASLGQYGNRGGSGRGRNGGRGRGGRGGGGGYGGGHRQSFDRMDRPEVVALLQEHRLLPAIFFVFSRVGCDQAVKQVLRAGVRLTDADEREEIRRIVDERCRTLRDEDLAVLGYWEWTEGLQRGVAAHHAGLLPAFKEVVEELYQKKLVKVVFATETLALGINMPARTVVLEKLEKFNGEARVSITAGEYTQLTGRAGRRGIDVEGHSVIQWREGLDPQEVASLASRRTYPLNSSFRPTYNMAVNLIDQFGRPRTREVLESSFAQFQADRAVVDLARKVRQQEESLAGFEKAMTCHLGDFREYARIRRELTDLERSGAGKADTLSRADRDKRQRRIAGLRQQLRSHPVHGCKDREAHARWAERWFTLKRDTDRLTQQIQTRTNVIAKVFDRVTDVLLQLDYLTADEHGATVLTPHGHTLKRIYGERDLLVAECIRQGIWRELDAASLAAIACALVYEPRRDENDIAERYLPRGAFRVALDKTQTLWATVDDIEREHRLPGTEAPAIGLSTAMHRWARGAGLDEVLDEADMAAGDFVRWAKQTIDLLDQLQGTPDARLATTARSAIDAVRRGIVAYSSVA, encoded by the coding sequence ATGGGGCGCGCCTCGGGCGCCTCGTCGGCCGACCAGGTGCTGAGCCCCTCCGAGCGATTCGCCGCGAGCCGCAAGCGGGCCGGGCATCCGCAGGTCGAGATCTTCCGCAGCGGGTTGAGCTTCGACCTCGACCCGTTCCAGATCGAGGCCGCGGGGGCTCTCGAAGACGGCAGGAGCGTGCTCGTGGCGGCGCCGACCGGGGCGGGCAAGACCGTCGTCGCCGAGTTCGCGGTGCACCTGGCCATGCAGTCGGTGCGCGACAAAGTGTTCTACACGGCCCCGATGAAGGCGCTGTCGAACCAGAAGTTCAACGAGTTCGTCGCCGAGTACGGGCCCGACGAGGTGGGGCTGCTCACCGGGGACACCAACATCAACGCCGACGCCCGCATCGTGGTGATGACCACCGAGGTGCTGCGCAACATGCTCTACGCCGACTCGTCGCTGCTGACGAACCTGCGCTTCGTCGTGATGGACGAGGTGCACTACCTCGCCGACCGCTTCCGCGGCGCCGTCTGGGAAGAGGTGATCATCCACCTCCCGCAGAGCGTCAAGCTGGTCTCGCTCTCGGCGACCGTCTCGAACGCCGAGGAGTTCGGCGACTGGCTGCAGGCGGTGCGCGGCGACACCGAGGTGATCGTCTCGGAGGAGCGCCCGGTGCCGCTCGACCAGCACGCCCTGGTCAAGACCAAGCTGCTCGACCTGTTCGACTCCACGGGCCGCGCTGCCACGAACCGGGTGAACCCGGAGCTGGCGCAGCTGGTGCGCGGAGGCGCCTCGCTCGGCCAGTACGGCAACCGGGGCGGTTCGGGCCGCGGCAGGAACGGCGGCCGGGGCCGAGGCGGCCGGGGTGGCGGAGGCGGCTACGGCGGAGGCCACCGGCAGTCGTTCGACCGCATGGACCGGCCCGAGGTCGTCGCCCTGCTGCAGGAGCACCGCCTCCTCCCCGCCATCTTCTTCGTCTTCAGCCGGGTGGGCTGCGACCAGGCCGTGAAGCAGGTGCTGCGCGCCGGCGTGCGGCTCACCGACGCCGACGAGCGCGAGGAGATCCGCCGCATCGTCGACGAGCGCTGCCGCACCCTGCGCGACGAAGACCTCGCCGTGCTCGGCTACTGGGAGTGGACGGAGGGACTCCAGCGCGGGGTCGCCGCGCACCACGCCGGCCTCCTCCCCGCCTTCAAGGAGGTCGTGGAGGAGCTCTACCAGAAGAAGCTCGTGAAGGTCGTGTTCGCCACCGAGACGCTCGCGCTCGGCATCAACATGCCGGCCCGCACGGTGGTGCTCGAGAAGCTCGAGAAGTTCAACGGCGAGGCCCGCGTGTCGATCACGGCGGGGGAGTACACCCAGCTCACCGGTCGCGCCGGCCGCCGCGGCATCGACGTGGAGGGGCACTCCGTCATCCAGTGGCGCGAGGGGCTCGACCCGCAGGAGGTCGCCTCGCTCGCCTCACGGCGCACCTACCCGCTGAACTCCAGCTTCCGGCCCACCTACAACATGGCGGTCAACCTCATCGACCAGTTCGGCAGGCCCCGCACCCGTGAGGTGCTGGAGTCGTCGTTCGCCCAGTTCCAGGCCGACCGCGCGGTCGTCGACCTGGCGCGTAAGGTGCGCCAGCAGGAGGAGTCGCTGGCCGGCTTCGAGAAGGCGATGACCTGCCACCTGGGCGACTTCAGGGAGTATGCGCGCATCCGTCGCGAACTCACCGACCTCGAGCGCTCGGGCGCCGGCAAGGCTGACACGCTCTCGCGCGCCGACCGCGACAAGCGGCAGCGCCGTATCGCAGGGCTCCGCCAGCAGCTGCGCTCGCACCCGGTGCACGGCTGCAAAGACCGCGAGGCGCACGCCCGCTGGGCGGAACGCTGGTTCACGCTGAAACGCGACACCGACCGGCTCACCCAGCAGATCCAGACCCGCACCAACGTCATCGCCAAGGTGTTCGACCGCGTCACCGACGTGCTGCTCCAACTCGACTACCTCACCGCAGACGAGCACGGCGCCACCGTGCTCACGCCGCACGGCCACACCCTGAAGCGCATCTACGGCGAACGCGACCTGCTCGTGGCCGAGTGCATCCGGCAGGGCATCTGGCGCGAGCTCGACGCCGCCTCGCTCGCCGCCATCGCCTGCGCCCTGGTGTACGAGCCGCGCCGCGACGAGAACGACATCGCCGAACGCTACCTGCCGCGCGGCGCCTTCAGGGTCGCCCTCGACAAGACGCAGACACTCTGGGCCACCGTCGACGACATCGAGCGCGAGCACCGCCTGCCCGGCACCGAGGCGCCCGCCATCGGCCTCAGCACCGCGATGCACCGCTGGGCGCGCGGCGCCGGCCTCGACGAGGTGCTCGACGAGGCCGACATGGCCGCCGGCGACTTCGTGCGCTGGGCCAAGCAGACCATCGACCTGCTCGACCAGCTGCAGGGAACACCGGATGCGCGGCTCGCCACCACGGCACGCTCGGCCATCGACGCGGTGCGCCGCGGCATCGTCGCCTACTCCTCGGTCGCATGA
- a CDS encoding SPFH domain-containing protein, with translation MSDIVGQVILVIVLIIIVVFVIVVVARSVRIIPQARAGVVERLGRYHKTLMPGLNILVPFIDRLRPLIDLREQVVSFPPQPVITEDNLVVSIDTVVFFQVTDARAATYEISNYLGAVEQLATTTLRNVVGGLNLEEALTSRDEINGQLRIVLDEATGKWGIRVSRVELKAIDPPASIQDSMEKQMRAERERRAVILTAEGTKQSAILEAEGHRQAEILRAEGDAKAQVLRAQGEAEAITTVFGAIHRGEPDNLLLAYQYLQTLPKLAEGSANKLWVIPSELTEALKGIGGALGGAVQPGASGRAERAAANAPTESIVSEGDVRRAEQEMRAAEREGRSVADASALGERGAGTAAPAPASAQPDAPSPAQPDAPAAAPEVPARPDQEAGPTDAPPSAG, from the coding sequence ATGAGCGACATCGTCGGACAGGTGATCCTCGTCATCGTCCTCATCATCATCGTGGTGTTCGTCATCGTGGTGGTGGCGAGGTCGGTGCGCATCATCCCGCAGGCCCGCGCCGGCGTGGTGGAGCGCCTCGGCCGCTACCACAAGACGCTCATGCCGGGCCTGAACATCCTGGTCCCGTTCATCGACCGGCTCCGGCCGCTCATCGACCTGCGCGAGCAGGTCGTGTCCTTCCCGCCCCAGCCGGTGATCACCGAAGACAACCTGGTGGTCTCGATCGACACCGTCGTCTTCTTCCAGGTGACGGATGCGCGGGCGGCCACCTACGAGATCTCCAACTACCTGGGGGCGGTGGAGCAGTTGGCCACCACCACGCTCCGCAACGTGGTGGGTGGCCTGAACCTCGAGGAGGCGCTCACCAGCCGCGACGAGATCAACGGGCAGCTGCGGATCGTGCTCGACGAGGCCACCGGCAAATGGGGCATCAGGGTGTCGCGGGTGGAGCTCAAGGCGATCGACCCGCCCGCCTCCATCCAGGACTCGATGGAGAAGCAGATGCGCGCCGAGCGGGAGCGCCGCGCGGTCATCCTCACCGCGGAGGGCACGAAGCAGTCGGCGATCCTCGAGGCCGAGGGTCACCGGCAGGCCGAGATCCTCCGTGCCGAGGGTGACGCGAAGGCGCAGGTGCTGCGCGCCCAGGGTGAGGCGGAGGCCATCACCACGGTGTTCGGCGCGATCCACCGCGGCGAGCCCGACAACCTGCTGCTCGCCTACCAGTACCTGCAGACGCTGCCGAAGCTCGCCGAGGGCTCGGCGAACAAGCTGTGGGTCATTCCGAGCGAGCTCACCGAGGCGCTGAAGGGCATCGGCGGTGCCCTCGGCGGCGCCGTGCAGCCCGGGGCGAGCGGTCGCGCCGAGCGAGCCGCGGCGAACGCGCCCACCGAGAGCATCGTCTCGGAGGGCGACGTGCGCCGGGCCGAGCAGGAGATGCGGGCCGCCGAGCGCGAAGGGCGTTCCGTCGCCGACGCGAGCGCGCTCGGTGAACGCGGGGCGGGCACCGCCGCGCCGGCGCCCGCTTCGGCCCAGCCCGATGCACCCTCCCCCGCCCAGCCCGACGCACCCGCTGCCGCGCCCGAGGTGCCCGCACGGCCCGACCAGGAGGCCGGCCCCACCGATGCGCCCCCGAGCGCGGGCTGA
- a CDS encoding NfeD family protein — translation MLEFLDSYAWIFWLGLILLFIVIEMLTLEFTFLMIAIGSLGGLIAGALGVPWYYQIVIAAVLSLLLLLTLRPPLLRRLKRGGDPAKSNVDALLGLEGLVLDQVTSTAGHVKLANGDTWTARVSPAADIRDLPRGERVLVTAIDGATAIVVPAGRTEPKEPIA, via the coding sequence ATGCTCGAATTCCTCGACTCCTACGCCTGGATCTTCTGGCTGGGGCTCATCCTCCTGTTCATCGTGATCGAGATGCTCACTCTCGAGTTCACCTTCCTCATGATCGCCATCGGCAGTCTGGGCGGGCTCATCGCCGGGGCGCTCGGCGTGCCCTGGTACTACCAGATCGTCATCGCGGCGGTGCTGTCGCTCCTGCTCCTGCTCACCCTCCGGCCGCCGTTGCTGCGGAGGCTGAAGCGCGGCGGCGACCCGGCGAAGAGCAACGTCGACGCCCTCCTGGGACTCGAGGGCCTCGTGCTCGACCAGGTCACCTCCACCGCGGGCCACGTCAAGCTCGCCAACGGAGATACCTGGACGGCGAGGGTCTCCCCCGCCGCCGACATCCGCGACCTCCCCCGTGGCGAGCGTGTGCTCGTCACGGCCATCGACGGGGCCACCGCCATCGTGGTGCCCGCCGGCCGCACCGAACCAAAGGAGCCCATCGCATGA
- the lnt gene encoding apolipoprotein N-acyltransferase, with protein MTRVAEVAPLTHVSPSTRVAPVMPFWLALLAAVGAGIAYDAGYPDKGWWPLTPLAVALILTTLIGRTWGKALLIGLVTGATFWGVHIFWLTLYLGPVPWLGLTGFEAVYFALGALLIALVYRRADRTWPTARARLVWLPIVVAGLWTLREGVNAIFPYGGFSWGRVAMSQSQSPFTDLVAWVGMSGLSFLLVWLAAFAVQLVREKGLAVSTRALAGAAAVAALLAVPAWVTPASGTSRIGAAQGNSNAGLFAVHEWGDILTDHASASLALEGEKLDVLVWPENASDLDPARYEVAAKTLDAVSDELGGVPIVTGTIQQRGDKVYNTSLLWQNGQITDYYDKRHPVPFAEWMPNREFFRALAPDLVDLVTRDYTFGTTDLTFDIDGLIAGISICFDITDDAVMRSMSAEGAQVIFAQTNNADFGQTDENLQQLAIARLRAVEFGRSVVNISTVGTSQIIAPDGSTITGIPAYQAGAMVADVPLGTQPTPASLLGFQIEWLVAGLGLAGLVLSFTTRRTQQNAAPVFRP; from the coding sequence ATGACGCGGGTCGCCGAGGTCGCGCCACTCACGCACGTCTCACCGAGCACGCGCGTCGCGCCGGTCATGCCCTTCTGGCTCGCGCTGCTGGCCGCCGTGGGCGCGGGCATCGCCTACGACGCCGGGTACCCCGACAAGGGCTGGTGGCCGCTCACGCCGCTCGCCGTCGCCCTCATCCTCACCACGCTCATCGGCCGCACCTGGGGCAAGGCGCTCCTCATCGGACTGGTGACGGGCGCGACCTTCTGGGGCGTGCACATCTTCTGGCTCACCCTCTACCTCGGGCCGGTGCCCTGGCTCGGGCTCACCGGCTTCGAAGCGGTGTACTTCGCCCTCGGCGCACTCCTCATCGCCCTCGTCTACCGGCGGGCCGATCGCACCTGGCCCACCGCGCGGGCGCGCCTGGTCTGGCTGCCGATCGTCGTCGCCGGGCTGTGGACGCTGCGCGAAGGGGTCAACGCGATCTTCCCCTACGGCGGCTTCTCCTGGGGCCGGGTCGCCATGTCGCAGTCGCAGTCGCCGTTCACCGACCTCGTTGCCTGGGTGGGCATGTCGGGGCTCAGCTTCCTGCTGGTGTGGCTCGCCGCCTTCGCGGTGCAGCTGGTGCGGGAGAAGGGGCTCGCCGTCTCGACCCGCGCGCTGGCGGGGGCGGCGGCGGTCGCAGCCCTGCTCGCCGTTCCCGCCTGGGTGACCCCGGCATCCGGAACCTCGCGCATCGGCGCCGCCCAGGGCAACTCGAACGCCGGGCTGTTCGCCGTGCACGAGTGGGGCGACATCTTGACCGACCACGCCAGCGCCTCGCTCGCCCTCGAGGGCGAGAAGCTCGACGTGCTGGTCTGGCCCGAGAACGCCTCCGACCTCGACCCGGCACGCTACGAGGTGGCCGCGAAGACGCTCGACGCGGTCAGCGACGAGCTCGGGGGCGTGCCCATCGTCACGGGCACCATCCAGCAGCGCGGCGACAAGGTCTACAACACCTCGCTGCTCTGGCAGAACGGGCAGATCACCGACTACTACGACAAGCGGCACCCCGTGCCGTTCGCGGAGTGGATGCCCAACCGCGAGTTCTTCAGAGCGCTCGCGCCCGACCTCGTCGACCTGGTCACCCGCGACTACACCTTCGGCACCACCGACCTCACCTTCGACATCGACGGGCTCATCGCCGGCATCTCGATCTGCTTCGACATCACCGACGACGCGGTGATGCGCTCGATGAGCGCCGAGGGCGCCCAGGTGATCTTCGCCCAGACCAACAACGCCGACTTCGGACAGACCGACGAGAACCTGCAGCAGCTGGCCATCGCCCGCCTGCGCGCCGTGGAGTTCGGCAGGAGCGTGGTGAACATCTCGACGGTCGGCACCAGCCAGATCATCGCACCCGACGGGTCGACCATCACCGGCATCCCTGCCTACCAGGCGGGGGCCATGGTCGCCGACGTGCCGCTCGGCACCCAGCCGACGCCCGCCTCGCTCCTCGGCTTCCAGATCGAGTGGCTGGTGGCGGGGCTCGGGCTCGCCGGTCTGGTGCTCTCGTTCACCACCCGCCGCACACAGCAGAACGCCGCCCCGGTCTTCCGACCGTGA
- a CDS encoding glycerophosphodiester phosphodiesterase family protein, translated as MRPRARAERARRPYFAPPAPRVLAHRGLAVHAVENTLDAFRAAIDAGALYLETDVNASADGVAVVCHDPTLERIAGRADRVDQLTLAELQRIDLGGGARFPTLLEALEAFPEARFNIDIKSPEVAGPAARAVLAAGATDRVLVTSFSTRRRLAALRLLPGAASSASAPGFVAALLLIKVGLPPLARLLLRGVDAVQIPLEVGPLATTTARTVRGFHRTGVEVHVWTINDVALARELLDRGVDGIVSDRADLVLELVAERSVSPEGGSSQFR; from the coding sequence ATGCGCCCCCGAGCGCGGGCTGAGCGCGCGCGGCGCCCCTACTTCGCGCCGCCCGCCCCGCGCGTGCTGGCGCACCGCGGGCTCGCCGTGCACGCCGTCGAGAACACCCTCGACGCCTTCCGGGCGGCGATCGACGCGGGAGCGCTCTACCTCGAGACCGACGTGAACGCCTCGGCCGACGGGGTGGCCGTGGTGTGCCACGACCCGACCCTCGAGCGCATCGCCGGGCGCGCCGACCGTGTCGACCAGCTCACCCTCGCCGAGCTGCAGCGGATCGACCTGGGCGGCGGCGCCCGCTTCCCCACCCTGCTCGAGGCGCTCGAGGCCTTCCCCGAGGCCCGCTTCAACATCGACATCAAGTCGCCCGAGGTCGCCGGGCCCGCCGCTCGCGCCGTGCTGGCCGCCGGCGCGACCGACCGCGTGCTCGTCACCTCCTTCTCGACGCGTCGCCGGCTGGCCGCCCTGCGTCTGCTGCCGGGTGCGGCCAGCTCCGCCTCCGCGCCCGGCTTCGTGGCCGCCCTGCTGCTCATCAAGGTCGGCCTGCCACCGCTCGCGCGCCTCCTGCTCCGGGGCGTCGACGCGGTGCAGATCCCGCTCGAGGTGGGCCCTCTCGCCACCACGACGGCGCGCACCGTGCGCGGCTTCCACCGCACGGGAGTGGAGGTGCACGTCTGGACGATCAACGACGTCGCACTCGCCCGGGAACTGCTCGACCGGGGTGTCGACGGCATCGTCAGCGACCGCGCCGACCTCGTGCTGGAGCTCGTCGCGGAGCGCTCCGTGTCCCCCGAAGGGGGATCTAGTCAGTTTCGCTGA